The proteins below are encoded in one region of Alosa sapidissima isolate fAloSap1 chromosome 24, fAloSap1.pri, whole genome shotgun sequence:
- the zgc:163057 gene encoding hemoglobin subunit alpha-D: MLSKKEKELLVIIWDKMLPIADDIGSEALLRMFTTFPKTKTYFAHLDITPRSKQMLSHGKKIVHALHEGAKNINTLATTLAPLSRFHAYQLRIDPSNFKLLSHCILVTLACRMKDDFTPIAHAAMDKFLSAFAAVLAEKYR, from the exons ATGCTTTCAAAGAAGGAGAAAGAACTACTTGTCATAATATGGGACAAAATGCTTCCAATAGCGGATGATATTGGTTCTGAGGCTCTCTtgag AATGTTTACGACATTTCCGAAGACCAAAACATATTTTGCTCACCTGGACATCACCCCCAGATCCAAACAGATGCTTTCTCACGGAAAGAAGATTGTGCATGCCTTACATGAGGGAGCGAAAAACATCAACACACTTGCTACAACGCTGGCTCCTCTCAGTAGGTTCCATGCCTACCAGCTGAGAATAGATCCATCTAATTTCAag CTTCTATCTCACTGCATCCTGGTAACGCTGGCATGTCGAATGAAAGATGACTTCACCCCAATTGCACATGCTGCCATGGACAAGTTTCTATCGgcatttgcagctgtgctggcGGAAAAGTACAGATAA
- the LOC121700115 gene encoding hemoglobin subunit alpha-2-like, whose protein sequence is MSLTEKEKTVVRDFFGKIVARSDDIGTESLTRLLVVYPQTKSYFDHWKETTPYSAPVRKHGINVMGGIYEAVGKLDDLKGGLLTLSELHAFMLRVDPVNFKLFTNCILVVLSMLFPDDFTPQVHLAVDKFMALLALALAEKYR, encoded by the exons ATGAGTCTGACCGAGAAAGAGAAGACCGTTGTGAGGGACTTCTTTGGGAAGATTGTTGCTCGGTCCGACGACATTGGAACTGAGTCTCTCACGAG ACTACTGGTCGTGTATCCTCAAACGAAGTCTTACTTCGACCATTGGAAGGAGACGACTCCTTATTCCGCTCCGGTAAGGAAGCATGGCATCAACGTCATGGGAGGCATCTACGAGGCCGTCGGTAAACTGGACGATCTCAAAGGGGGACTGCTGACCCTGAGTGAACTTCATGCCTTCATGCTCAGAGTGGATCCTGTCAACTTCAAG CTCTTCACAAATTGCATCCTGGTTGTACTGAGCATGCTCTTCCCGGACGACTTCACCCCCCAGGTCCATTTGGCTGTTGACAAGTTCATGGCTCTGCTGGCTCTGGCCTTGGCAGAAAAATACCGTTGA
- the hbbe2 gene encoding hemoglobin beta embryonic-2: protein MVEWTDAERAAIQDIFSNLDYEDIGPKALRRCLIVYPWCQRYFGGFGNLYNADAILSNPMVAAHGIVVLHGLDRAMKNMDNIKNTYAELSVLHSEKLHVDPDNFRLLADCLSVVIAGKMGTAFTPEIQAAWQKFLAVVVNALGRQYH from the exons ATGGTTGAGTGGACAGACGCTGAGCGCGCCGCTATCCAGGACATCTTCAGCAATCTTGATTACGAAGACATCGGTCCCAAAGCCCTGCGAAG GTGCTTGATCGTTTACCCTTGGTGCCAGCGGTACTTTGGAGGGTTCGGGAACCTTTATAATGCAGACGCCATCCTTTCCAACCCCATGGTAGCGGCACACGGCATCGTTGTGCTCCACGGTCTCGACAGGGCCATGAAGAACATGGATAACATCAAGAACACTTACGCTGAGCTGAGCGTGCTGCACTCCGAGAAATTGCATGTGGATCCCGACAACTTCAGA CTGCTTGCCGACTGCTTGTCTGTGGTTATTGCTGGGAAGATGGGCACTGCTTTCACACCCGAGATCCAGGCTGCATGGCAGAAGTTCCTGGCTGTTGTGGTCAACGCTTTGGGTCGGCAGTACCACTAG
- the LOC121700052 gene encoding hemoglobin embryonic subunit alpha-like: protein MSLSAKDKKLVKDFWAKVAPKAEEIGNDALSRMIVVYPQTKTYFSHWPDLSPGSASVKAHGKKVMLGVDLAVKNIDDLLNGLLTLSELHAFQLRVDPANFKILSHNLLVVLANKFPNEFDPVLHTAMDKFLSKVALALSDKYR, encoded by the exons ATGAGCCTCTCTGCTAAAGACAAGAAGTTGGTGAAGGACTTTTGGGCCAAGGTTGCTCCTAAGGCCGAGGAGATTGGCAATGACGCTCTCTCCAG aATGATAGTGGTCTACCCTCAGACCAAGACGTACTTCTCTCATTGGCCAGACCTGTCCCCTGGCTCTGCAAGCGTAAAGGCGCATGGCAAGAAGGTGATGTTAGGAGTTGACCTCGCTGTGAAGAACATAGATGACCTCTTAAATGGCCTGCTCACTCTCAGCGAGCTCCATGCCTTTCAGCTGAGGGTGGATCCCGCAAACTTCAAG ATCCTCTCCCACAACCTCCTGGTGGTGCTGGCCAACAAGTTCCCCAACGAATTCGACCCCGTGCTGCACACTGCAATGGACAAATTCCTCTCCAAGGTTGCCCTGGCACTGTCCGACAAATATCGCTAA
- the aqp8a.2 gene encoding aquaporin-8a.2, translated as MEEKVELSELERPLRGNKKPARPPNMFERIIQPCLAEIVGTTFFVFIGCVSVIENVPAAGRVQPALVHGLAVAVMVACMAEISGSHFNPPFTIAIYLCGGMQLTMVIPYLVSQLIGGVLGAGMSKLMTSSENYLNASGAAFDILKSDDQLKGALCGEIFMTCLVTMVVLLGAVNEKSKSPMVPFMVGCTVIINILAGGDVSGTCLNPARALGPAVMAGYWSYHWVYWIGPLSGGILAAGLVRVFLGDEKIRLIMK; from the exons ATGGAAGAGAAGGTTGAACTCAGCGAGCTCGAGAGACCCTTGAGGGGTAACAAAAAGCCAGCGAGACCTCCCAACATGTTCGAAAGAATAATACAGCCATGCCTCGCTGAAATAGTTGGAACCACTTTCTTTGTTTTCATCGGATGCGTCTCCGTGATCGAGAACGTGCCCGCCGCGGGAAGAGTGCAACCAGCGCTTGTGCACGGCTTAGCGGTGGCAGTCATGGTGGCATGCATGGCAGAGATCAG TGGATCTCACTTCAACCCCCCCTTCACCATTGCCATTTACCTGTGTGGAGGCATGCAACTTACAATGGTGATTCCATACTTGGTCAGTCAGTTGATTGGAGGGGTACTTGGGGCTGGAATGTCCAAG CTGATGACATCTTCTGAGAACTATTTGAATGCATCCGGAGCAGCATTTGACATCCTCAAATCAGATGACCAGTTGAAGGGAGCTCTGTGCGGGGAGATTTTTATGACTTGTCTGGTCACCATGGTGGTCTTGCTTGGTGCTGTCAATGAGAAGAGCAAAAGTCCCATGGTCCCTTTTATGGTGGGCTGCACAGTCATCATCAACATTTTGGCAGG TGGAGACGTCTCCGGGACGTGCCTGAACCCAGCCAGAGCTTTAGGACCTGCGGTGATGGCTGGCTACTGGAGCTACCACTGGGTATACTGGATTGGACCATTATCAGGTGGCATACTGGCAGCAGGCTTAGTCAG GGTTTTCCTTGGTGATGAGAAGATACGGCTTATAATGAAATGA
- the aqp8a.1 gene encoding aquaporin-8a.1, whose translation MSVTESKTEIFDMASTEAEDTARGRNNVVGIFERYVQPCLAELLGSTLFIFAGCCSVIGNAGISGSVQPALAHGLALAIAIVIFGEISGGHFNPAVSVSVYLVGGLEVILLAPYIIVQLCGGMIGAALAKLIFPDESFQFATGAAFNAVQTNATIGRATVAEMLMTLILTLVVCMGAINKRTRSPLAPFCIGLTVTANILAGGAVSGACMNPARAFGPAIAANYWTYHWIYWVGPLAGALLTVSFVRLLMGDQKTRLILK comes from the exons ATGTCTGTAACCGAGTCTAAGACGGAGATCTTTGACATGGCCAGTACGGAGGCTGAGGACACGGCCAGAGGAAGGAATAACGTTGTGGGCATTTTTGAGCGCTATGTCCAGCCCTGTCTGGCGGAGCTGCTGGGCTCAACTCTGTTCATCTTTGCAGGCTGCTGCTCTGTTATTGGGAATGCAGGCATCAGTGGCAGCGTCCAGCCTGCGCTGGCACATGGCCTGGCACTCGCCATTGCCATTGTTATCTTTGGGGAGATCAG TGGTGGGCACTTCAACCCAGCTGTGTCTGTAAGTGTCTACCTGGTCGGGGGGCTGGAGGTGATCCTGCTGGCACCTTACATCATTGTTCAGCTATGTGGAGGGATGATTGGAGCTGCCTTAGCTAAG TTAATATTTCCTGATGAGAGTTTTCAGTTTGCTACCGGAGCCGCGTTCAACGCAGTTCAGACCAACGCAACCATCGGACGGGCAACTGTCGCTGAGATGTTAATGACTTTAATCCTGACCTTGGTGGTCTGCATGGGCGCTATAAATAAGAGGACGCGGAGTCCCCTCGCTCCGTTCTGCATAGGTCTGACGGTGACTGCCAATATCCTCGCTGG AGGAGCAGTTTCTGGAGCTTGTATGAATCCAGCCCGAGCTTTCGGCCCAGCTATAGCAGCAAACTACTGGACCTATCACTGGATTTACTGGGTCGGACCACTGGCGGGAGCTCTTTTGACTGTCTCTTTTGTAAG ATTGCTGATGGGTGACCAGAAAACACGTCTTATTTTGAAATAA